Proteins encoded by one window of Aliivibrio wodanis:
- the pheS gene encoding phenylalanyl-tRNA synthetase alpha chain — MQHLDEIIANATAEIEQAGSLVALDEVRVQYLGKKGHLTLQLQGLGKLDPSERREAGQLINKAKQAVQTLLVERKDSLQTAELEAKLAAETIDVSLPGRRIENGGLHPVTRTVERIEQFFGELGFSTESGPEIEDAFHNFDALNIADDHPARTDHDTFFFNPDLMLRTHTSGVQIRTMENGKPPFRFIAPGRVYRNDYDQTHTPMFHQVEGMLVDENVNFAQLKGILHDFLCNFFEEEVEVRFRPSFFPFTEPSAEVDVKRKDGKWLEVLGCGMVHPNVLRSVGIDPEKYSGFAFGMGVERLTMLRYGVNDLRAFFENDLRFLKQFK; from the coding sequence ATGCAACATCTAGACGAGATCATTGCCAATGCAACGGCAGAAATTGAACAAGCAGGCTCTTTAGTCGCTCTGGACGAAGTCCGTGTTCAATACTTAGGTAAAAAAGGGCATTTGACACTTCAGCTTCAAGGACTAGGTAAACTAGACCCTTCAGAGCGTCGTGAAGCAGGTCAACTGATCAATAAAGCAAAGCAAGCGGTTCAAACGTTATTAGTTGAACGTAAAGACTCACTTCAAACTGCAGAGCTTGAAGCGAAACTTGCTGCTGAAACTATCGATGTAAGCCTTCCAGGCCGTCGTATCGAGAACGGTGGTTTACACCCTGTTACTCGTACCGTTGAGCGTATTGAGCAATTCTTTGGTGAATTAGGTTTCAGCACTGAATCTGGCCCTGAAATTGAAGATGCATTCCATAACTTCGATGCACTAAATATTGCAGACGATCACCCAGCACGTACTGACCACGATACGTTCTTCTTTAACCCTGATCTAATGCTACGTACGCATACATCAGGTGTTCAGATCCGTACAATGGAAAATGGCAAACCACCATTCCGTTTCATCGCTCCGGGCCGTGTTTACCGTAACGATTACGATCAAACTCACACACCAATGTTCCACCAAGTGGAAGGTATGTTAGTTGATGAGAACGTAAACTTTGCACAACTTAAAGGTATTCTTCACGATTTCCTTTGTAATTTCTTTGAAGAAGAAGTTGAAGTGCGTTTCCGTCCTTCATTCTTCCCATTCACAGAACCTTCTGCTGAAGTTGATGTGAAGCGTAAAGATGGCAAATGGTTAGAAGTATTAGGTTGTGGCATGGTTCACCCTAATGTACTTCGCTCTGTTGGCATCGACCCTGAAAAATACTCAGGCTTCGCGTTTGGTATGGGTGTTGAGCGTCTAACTATGCTTCGTTACGGCGTAAATGACCTTCGTGCGTTCTTCGAGAACGACCTTCGTTTCCTTAAACAATTCAAGTAA